One window of the Chitinophaga niabensis genome contains the following:
- a CDS encoding M1 family metallopeptidase produces the protein MAVSAQQSASRFNAYKAFEPVFYEANGDEVRTASGRPGSKYWQNSADYKIDVTFDDVKDNVAGTVLITYKNNSPENLPFLWLQLDQNIYNEASRGVAVTPVAGGRWANRNFNGGYTIDGVSIVALGKEQKAEHEVVDTRMRVELPQALKANGGVIQLKVKFSFNIPEYGTDRMGILKTKNGKVYEIAQWYPRMCVFDNVIGWNTLPYLGQGEFYLEYGNIEYSINAPANHIVVGSGALLNPAEVLTPTQLQRWKKAEQSDKTVMLRDVNEITDASTRPAKERLTWKFKCTNTRDVAWASSPAFIWDAARINLPGGKKSLAMSVYPVESAGDSAWRRSTEFVKGCIEHYSEKWYPYTYPTAVNVAGIVGGMEYPGIVFCSARSQKGGLWGVTSHEFGHNWFPMIVGSNERRFAWMDEGFNTFINGLAEKAFNGGEFADKGKPNRHAASRMMYYDSASTIYHRADVIRGGSLGILAYYKPAMGMDLLREVVLGEERFDKAFRYYIDNWAFKHPTQWDFFRAIENSSGESLDWFWRGWIINNWKVDLAAREVVYHNDTTAIISIECLEQLPMPVTVEIKEEDGTSKRVNLPVEIWQTGSLWRFRYPIKAGSKVASVDVDPDKTLPDANTLNNVWKK, from the coding sequence ATGGCAGTATCAGCGCAGCAAAGCGCCTCCAGATTCAATGCTTACAAAGCCTTTGAGCCCGTATTTTATGAAGCCAACGGAGATGAGGTCCGCACAGCAAGTGGCAGACCCGGCAGTAAATATTGGCAGAACTCAGCCGATTACAAGATCGATGTGACCTTTGATGATGTGAAGGACAATGTTGCTGGTACCGTGCTGATCACTTACAAGAACAATAGCCCGGAGAACCTGCCTTTCCTTTGGCTGCAACTGGATCAGAACATTTACAACGAAGCATCCCGTGGTGTAGCCGTTACGCCGGTTGCCGGAGGCCGTTGGGCAAACCGCAATTTCAATGGCGGTTATACAATTGACGGGGTGTCTATTGTAGCTTTAGGCAAAGAGCAAAAAGCAGAACATGAAGTAGTGGATACCCGCATGCGGGTTGAACTGCCGCAGGCTTTGAAAGCTAACGGTGGTGTGATCCAGTTAAAAGTAAAGTTCTCCTTTAACATTCCTGAATACGGCACAGACCGGATGGGGATCCTCAAAACCAAAAATGGTAAAGTATATGAGATCGCACAGTGGTATCCCCGCATGTGTGTATTTGATAACGTGATAGGCTGGAACACCCTGCCATACCTTGGCCAGGGAGAGTTTTACCTGGAATACGGGAATATAGAGTACAGCATCAATGCGCCTGCTAATCATATTGTAGTGGGTTCCGGTGCTTTGCTGAACCCGGCAGAAGTATTAACGCCTACGCAACTGCAACGCTGGAAGAAAGCAGAGCAGAGTGATAAAACGGTGATGCTGCGCGATGTAAATGAGATCACGGATGCATCTACCCGCCCTGCCAAAGAACGCCTTACCTGGAAGTTCAAATGCACCAATACCCGCGATGTGGCCTGGGCTTCTTCTCCTGCTTTTATCTGGGATGCTGCACGTATCAATCTGCCCGGTGGCAAAAAATCACTGGCTATGAGCGTATATCCTGTAGAGAGTGCCGGCGATTCTGCATGGCGCCGGTCTACGGAATTTGTGAAAGGCTGCATTGAACATTATTCTGAAAAATGGTATCCATATACTTATCCTACAGCCGTGAACGTAGCGGGTATTGTAGGTGGAATGGAATATCCCGGTATCGTTTTCTGTTCCGCACGTTCTCAGAAAGGCGGCCTGTGGGGTGTAACAAGTCATGAATTTGGTCATAACTGGTTCCCCATGATCGTGGGCAGCAACGAAAGACGTTTTGCCTGGATGGATGAAGGCTTTAATACTTTCATTAACGGTCTTGCAGAGAAAGCATTCAATGGTGGCGAATTTGCTGATAAAGGTAAACCGAACCGCCATGCCGCAAGCCGCATGATGTATTACGATTCTGCGAGCACCATCTATCACCGCGCTGATGTTATCAGAGGCGGCAGCCTGGGTATCCTGGCTTATTACAAACCTGCGATGGGAATGGACCTGCTGCGGGAAGTAGTATTGGGAGAAGAACGTTTCGATAAAGCATTCCGCTATTATATTGATAACTGGGCTTTCAAACATCCTACCCAATGGGATTTCTTCCGTGCTATAGAAAACAGCAGCGGAGAGAGCCTGGACTGGTTCTGGCGCGGTTGGATCATCAACAACTGGAAAGTAGACCTGGCAGCAAGGGAAGTTGTGTATCACAATGATACCACGGCTATCATTTCCATTGAATGCCTGGAGCAATTGCCGATGCCGGTGACAGTAGAGATCAAAGAAGAGGATGGTACCAGCAAACGTGTGAACTTGCCGGTAGAGATCTGGCAGACCGGGTCCTTATGGCGTTTCCGTTATCCCATTAAAGCCGGCAGCAAGGTGGCGAGTGTGGATGTAGATCCGGATAAGACCTTGCCGGATGCCAACACCCTGAATAATGTCTGGAAGAAATAA
- a CDS encoding LytR/AlgR family response regulator transcription factor → MAIQCIVVDDEPLAVQVIEAFISKMPELQLQRSFSNPLEALAYLKQEPSVKLVFLDIQMPELTGVEFMQLLQNQVDVVIISAYDEYALDGFQYEATDYLLKPVSFDRFVKAVQKVVNKQPKDISLVQNEFIFIRTDKRIVRVNLSEILFIEALRNYVAIQTVSQKILTLQNLRGIEEILPPQKFIRVHKSFITAIDKIDSVERQRIFIGAHTIPIGDTYVKQFFEAIKLG, encoded by the coding sequence ATGGCTATACAATGTATTGTGGTAGATGATGAACCGCTCGCCGTACAGGTGATCGAAGCATTTATTTCCAAAATGCCGGAACTGCAGCTGCAACGCAGCTTCTCCAATCCGCTGGAAGCATTGGCCTACCTGAAACAGGAACCATCTGTAAAACTTGTGTTCCTGGACATCCAGATGCCGGAACTCACCGGCGTGGAATTCATGCAGTTATTACAGAACCAGGTGGATGTGGTGATCATCTCTGCCTACGATGAATATGCGCTGGATGGCTTCCAGTATGAAGCCACAGACTATCTCCTCAAACCCGTGTCGTTCGATCGTTTTGTGAAGGCCGTGCAAAAGGTGGTGAATAAACAACCGAAAGATATCTCCCTTGTACAAAATGAATTCATCTTCATCCGTACAGACAAACGTATTGTGCGGGTGAACCTCAGCGAGATCTTATTCATTGAAGCCTTACGCAATTACGTGGCTATACAAACGGTCAGTCAAAAAATCCTTACCCTGCAGAACCTGCGCGGGATCGAGGAAATACTGCCACCTCAGAAGTTCATCCGTGTGCATAAATCATTTATCACTGCTATTGATAAGATTGATAGTGTGGAAAGGCAGCGCATTTTTATAGGGGCACATACGATACCCATTGGGGATACTTACGTGAAGCAATTCTTTGAAGCCATCAAACTGGGATAA
- a CDS encoding sensor histidine kinase, with translation MPARFTYRPFVLLAIWMTLMYGMTILGNPGPLTTYIHINNGLFGFISFFLFYVTIIWPIPVFLRNRNWWALLAKLIPLILVFILFKYFIAHFFFREEVLLMGTRGNAKVYRTFGQFFFNGLWSNTLVVLAAVAYVLFFSWLEEDKRRKNLDQQKQQAEFAFLKMQLNTHFLMNSLNSIYSLALVRSPQVVDATHTLSDILEYMVAQPPVTSYRSKLVDEIRYLEDYIALQRLRTGCDECIRLTITGDPQAYEIAPLLLVPFVENAFKHGIANQAAKPVTIDITCNEEELQFAVFNFKSGARKDKTGGIGLHNVRKRLDLVYPGRYQLTVQDNDADYYCKLSIRW, from the coding sequence ATGCCCGCACGCTTTACATATCGTCCCTTTGTACTCCTCGCGATCTGGATGACGCTGATGTATGGGATGACCATTTTAGGTAATCCAGGTCCTCTTACAACTTACATTCATATTAACAACGGCCTGTTCGGTTTTATTAGCTTCTTTCTGTTCTATGTTACTATTATATGGCCTATCCCGGTATTCCTCCGTAACAGGAACTGGTGGGCTTTGCTGGCTAAATTGATCCCGCTGATCCTGGTCTTTATTCTGTTTAAATATTTCATAGCGCATTTCTTCTTCCGGGAAGAGGTATTACTGATGGGCACAAGGGGCAATGCCAAAGTGTACAGAACTTTCGGCCAGTTCTTCTTCAATGGGCTCTGGAGCAATACCCTGGTAGTGCTGGCCGCTGTTGCTTACGTGCTCTTCTTTTCCTGGCTGGAAGAAGATAAACGCAGGAAGAACTTAGACCAGCAAAAACAGCAGGCAGAATTTGCCTTCCTGAAAATGCAACTCAACACCCACTTCCTGATGAACAGTCTGAACAGCATTTATTCGCTGGCGTTGGTACGTTCGCCACAGGTAGTGGATGCCACACACACCCTTTCAGATATACTGGAATACATGGTAGCGCAACCGCCTGTTACCAGCTACCGCAGTAAACTGGTGGATGAGATCCGTTACCTGGAAGATTATATCGCATTGCAACGCTTACGGACCGGCTGTGATGAATGCATCCGCCTCACCATAACCGGGGACCCGCAAGCTTATGAAATAGCGCCTTTGTTGCTGGTGCCCTTTGTGGAGAATGCATTCAAACACGGGATCGCTAACCAGGCAGCAAAGCCTGTTACCATTGATATCACCTGTAATGAAGAGGAATTACAGTTCGCTGTATTCAATTTCAAATCAGGTGCCCGGAAAGATAAAACGGGAGGCATTGGCCTGCACAATGTGCGCAAGCGGCTGGACCTTGTCTATCCCGGCCGGTACCAATTAACCGTACAGGATAACGATGCGGATTATTATTGTAAATTGAGCATACGCTGGTAA
- a CDS encoding TlpA family protein disulfide reductase, which translates to MKKLVVVAALMSPMALMAQTQKTALPKQITVKGSVKFAAPEERFRKIWLSRDNGTGKAVVVDSAVLGADLTYSFKIKQDHPGIYKLNIMQWDHISFWSDADVTVDSRGYDTAKMKMKIPHFYLVKGSSDNNFINQIELNNTNGYLRMVDELNEEYYAKKYKDEKGDSAWISYLKTRKRYNPMREDARMREELLMEIYKDRPVLIYALRGMAGTEDGEKYAAVLTKLDNLIAKYPWLTEAKEMKTTILKNKAQAMKLKAGQPVPTIAYPDDLGKLQGLEQYKGKYVLVDFWASWCGPCRQAIPRVKELYTQYKEKGLEVVSISIDTDKKAWRKAMEEEKMSWMQLLSDDKDKTMEMFQFSGIPTMYMIDPQGNIITRFTGFSPEAQKEAEGILAKGTSAKPATERKSIPMTSF; encoded by the coding sequence ATGAAAAAATTAGTAGTTGTGGCAGCCCTGATGAGCCCAATGGCCCTGATGGCACAAACACAGAAAACGGCCCTCCCGAAACAGATCACCGTAAAAGGGAGTGTAAAGTTTGCCGCGCCGGAAGAGCGTTTCAGAAAGATCTGGCTCTCCCGCGATAATGGTACAGGCAAAGCTGTGGTAGTGGATTCTGCCGTTCTCGGAGCCGACCTTACCTATTCTTTTAAGATCAAACAGGATCATCCCGGTATCTATAAACTGAACATCATGCAATGGGACCATATCAGCTTCTGGAGCGATGCTGATGTAACTGTTGATTCCCGCGGATACGATACTGCGAAGATGAAAATGAAGATCCCGCACTTCTATCTTGTAAAAGGCTCTTCTGACAACAATTTCATCAACCAGATAGAATTGAACAATACCAATGGTTACCTCCGCATGGTAGATGAATTGAATGAAGAGTACTACGCTAAAAAATACAAGGATGAAAAAGGCGATTCCGCCTGGATCAGTTACCTCAAAACCCGCAAGCGTTATAACCCCATGAGAGAAGACGCCAGAATGCGCGAAGAACTGCTCATGGAGATCTATAAGGACCGCCCGGTATTGATCTATGCCCTGCGTGGTATGGCAGGTACGGAAGACGGAGAGAAATACGCAGCCGTATTAACCAAACTGGATAACCTGATTGCAAAATATCCCTGGTTAACAGAAGCGAAGGAAATGAAAACCACCATCCTGAAGAACAAGGCACAAGCCATGAAACTCAAAGCAGGACAGCCTGTTCCTACCATCGCTTATCCTGATGACCTGGGTAAATTACAAGGCCTGGAGCAATACAAAGGCAAATATGTACTGGTAGATTTCTGGGCCAGCTGGTGTGGTCCCTGCCGTCAGGCAATTCCAAGAGTGAAGGAGTTGTACACGCAATACAAGGAGAAGGGATTGGAGGTAGTGAGCATCTCTATCGATACAGATAAAAAAGCCTGGAGGAAAGCAATGGAAGAAGAAAAGATGAGCTGGATGCAGTTGTTGAGTGATGATAAGGATAAAACGATGGAGATGTTCCAGTTTTCAGGTATTCCCACCATGTATATGATCGATCCGCAGGGAAATATCATTACAAGGTTTACGGGCTTTAGTCCTGAGGCGCAAAAGGAGGCAGAGGGGATATTGGCTAAGGGTACATCTGCGAAGCCTGCAACAGAGAGGAAGTCGATTCCTATGACTTCGTTTTGA
- a CDS encoding GAF domain-containing protein has translation MAEDLSIIKGTKESQYQSLLPQIKALITGEPDLIANLANIAGALKEQFGWLWVGFYLVKQDELVLGPFQGPVACTRIRKGKGVCGASWAEAQTLIVPDVEAFPGHIACSSLSRSEIVVPILQNGIVTGVLDVDSIELNEFDETDKQYLEEIVSWIQ, from the coding sequence ATGGCAGAAGATCTCAGCATTATTAAAGGCACAAAGGAAAGCCAATACCAATCCCTTCTCCCACAGATCAAAGCACTGATCACCGGTGAACCGGACCTCATTGCTAACCTCGCCAATATTGCAGGCGCACTGAAAGAACAGTTCGGCTGGTTATGGGTAGGTTTTTATCTCGTAAAACAGGATGAACTGGTGTTAGGCCCTTTCCAGGGACCGGTAGCGTGTACACGTATCCGTAAAGGGAAAGGTGTTTGCGGTGCCAGCTGGGCAGAGGCACAAACCCTGATCGTGCCGGATGTAGAGGCTTTTCCGGGGCATATTGCCTGTAGCAGTTTATCACGGTCTGAGATTGTGGTGCCGATATTGCAGAATGGAATAGTTACCGGTGTATTGGATGTGGATAGTATTGAACTGAATGAGTTTGATGAAACAGATAAGCAGTATCTGGAAGAGATTGTTTCCTGGATCCAATAA
- a CDS encoding DUF59 domain-containing protein, which yields METITLRDQVEEALHTVYDPEIPVNIYDLGLVYSIDVADGNVVVIMTLTAPGCPVAGSIMQEVNDKIMAIPGVTNADVRLTFDPPWTKDMMSEEAKLELGFL from the coding sequence ATGGAAACAATAACACTCAGAGACCAGGTGGAAGAAGCGTTACACACAGTGTACGATCCTGAGATCCCCGTGAATATATACGACCTGGGCCTTGTGTACTCAATAGATGTGGCTGATGGAAATGTAGTGGTGATCATGACCCTCACCGCCCCCGGATGCCCTGTGGCAGGAAGTATTATGCAGGAAGTGAATGATAAGATCATGGCTATTCCCGGCGTTACCAATGCAGACGTACGCCTTACTTTTGATCCGCCATGGACAAAAGATATGATGAGCGAAGAAGCGAAACTTGAATTAGGATTCCTCTAA
- a CDS encoding SufE family protein — protein sequence MTIKEQQDRIIEDFEVFGDWMEKYEYIIQLGKDLPLIDPKYKTDDNLIRGCQSKVWLHAELQDGKLVFSADSDAVITKGLVGLVIQVLSNQTPKDIAEAEIYFIDAIGLTSHLSPTRSNGLLSMLKQIKLYAIGYQAKSIQN from the coding sequence ATGACTATCAAAGAGCAACAGGACAGGATCATAGAAGACTTCGAAGTGTTTGGAGACTGGATGGAGAAATATGAATACATCATCCAGCTGGGAAAAGACCTGCCGCTCATTGACCCGAAGTATAAAACAGACGATAACCTGATCCGTGGCTGCCAGAGTAAAGTATGGCTGCATGCAGAATTACAGGATGGCAAACTGGTATTCTCTGCAGACAGTGATGCCGTGATCACCAAAGGCCTTGTAGGACTGGTGATACAGGTACTCAGCAACCAAACGCCGAAAGACATCGCAGAAGCAGAGATCTATTTCATAGATGCCATCGGCCTTACCAGCCATCTCTCCCCTACCCGTTCCAACGGCTTGCTGTCCATGCTGAAACAGATCAAACTGTATGCTATAGGATACCAGGCTAAATCAATTCAAAACTGA
- a CDS encoding aminotransferase class V-fold PLP-dependent enzyme, which translates to METTATQNIIWPDVELIRNEFPILQQTVNGNPLVYLDNGATTQKPVQVIRSMQEYYTGYNSNVHRGVHTLSQKATSAYEAARHQVASFIGADHTEVIFTKGTTDAINLVAAGFRKEFLNEGDEVIISTMEHHSNIVPWQLACEEKKAHLKVIPITDKGELEMDVFESMLNPRVKIVAVTWISNSLGTINPVKDIIRLAHAQGIPVLLDAAQAAPHIQIRVRDLDVDFLALSGHKIYGPTGIGILYGKESWLHKLPPYQGGGDMIKHVTFAKTTYADIPLKFEAGTPAICEAIGLGAAMAYVTQLGIHKIQAYEHQLTRYAIEQLSTIPQLRFIGEAKHRAAAISFLIGDHHPSDVGVLLDQQGIAVRTGHHCTQPLMERFNIPGTVRASLAVYNTTEEIDRLVQGVRKAVTLLG; encoded by the coding sequence ATGGAAACCACCGCAACGCAAAATATTATCTGGCCGGATGTGGAGTTGATCAGGAACGAATTTCCGATCCTTCAGCAGACTGTGAATGGCAACCCGCTTGTGTATCTGGATAATGGGGCTACTACCCAAAAGCCCGTGCAGGTGATCCGTTCCATGCAGGAATATTATACCGGCTACAACAGTAATGTACACCGCGGTGTACATACCCTCAGCCAGAAAGCTACTTCCGCTTATGAAGCTGCCCGCCACCAGGTGGCCAGCTTCATTGGCGCTGATCATACTGAAGTTATCTTCACAAAAGGTACCACAGATGCCATCAACCTGGTGGCAGCAGGTTTCCGCAAAGAATTCCTGAACGAAGGGGATGAAGTGATCATCTCCACCATGGAGCATCACTCCAATATCGTTCCCTGGCAACTGGCCTGTGAAGAAAAGAAAGCGCACCTCAAAGTGATCCCTATCACGGATAAAGGTGAGCTGGAAATGGATGTATTTGAGTCTATGCTCAATCCCCGCGTGAAGATCGTAGCCGTTACCTGGATCTCCAACTCCCTCGGTACCATCAACCCGGTAAAAGACATCATCAGGCTGGCACATGCACAGGGTATCCCTGTATTGCTGGATGCGGCCCAGGCTGCACCACATATCCAGATCAGGGTGCGCGACCTGGATGTTGATTTCCTCGCTTTATCCGGTCATAAAATATACGGCCCTACCGGCATCGGTATCCTTTATGGTAAAGAAAGCTGGCTGCATAAACTGCCGCCTTACCAGGGTGGTGGAGACATGATCAAACATGTTACTTTCGCCAAAACCACTTATGCTGATATTCCGCTGAAGTTTGAAGCCGGTACACCTGCCATCTGCGAAGCAATTGGTTTAGGTGCTGCCATGGCATATGTAACACAGCTGGGGATCCATAAGATCCAGGCATATGAGCATCAGCTCACCAGGTATGCCATCGAACAACTCAGCACCATTCCGCAACTGCGTTTCATTGGAGAAGCCAAACACCGCGCAGCCGCTATTTCCTTCCTGATCGGCGACCACCACCCTTCCGATGTGGGTGTACTGCTGGACCAGCAGGGAATTGCCGTACGCACAGGCCATCACTGTACACAGCCACTAATGGAAAGATTCAATATTCCCGGCACCGTGAGAGCTTCTCTCGCTGTGTACAACACCACGGAAGAAATAGACCGCCTTGTGCAAGGTGTGCGTAAAGCCGTAACTTTGCTGGGATAA
- the sufD gene encoding Fe-S cluster assembly protein SufD, with the protein MTTIASNISLIDQLPEQFSELSSKAQWLDDRKAAFARFQALGGFPTVKTEDWKYTNVTPYLKSGISLQLPAAPALSAEQLEATGLLLPDTYRVVLLNGVLQPQFSQLPPAAQVTVCKMSEAANESAFIQYFNKSKKLEEHHFAQLNTALFNDGLFIEAKAKVLVEQPIHVIHLYHNTGNLFVQPRHLWVVQPGAHLQVIESAAGLNLAGSVFVNSVIEAVTSERAQLDHYQLQTGCQQTRAINQTLVQQHGKSLYNNYTFTLCEADLVRNNLNISLDAERTETHLYGFYIATGNQLVDNHTSVDHRMPHCESNELYRGVMMDKATGVFNGKIYVHEDAQKTNAFQQNNNLVISPTANIYTKPQLEIFADDVKCSHGTTIGQVSDEALFYLKARGIGDETARIMLVKAFAFDITAQVKIPAVRKQVELLASKYLAAAVNN; encoded by the coding sequence ATGACGACCATCGCATCTAACATATCATTAATTGACCAGCTGCCGGAACAGTTCTCTGAACTGAGCAGCAAAGCACAATGGCTGGATGACAGGAAAGCTGCCTTTGCACGCTTCCAGGCCCTGGGCGGATTCCCTACAGTTAAAACGGAGGATTGGAAATACACCAATGTTACGCCTTACCTGAAAAGCGGTATCAGCCTTCAGTTACCGGCCGCTCCTGCCCTTTCTGCAGAACAACTGGAAGCCACCGGCCTCCTGCTGCCGGATACTTACCGCGTAGTATTGCTGAACGGCGTGCTGCAACCGCAATTCTCTCAACTGCCTCCCGCTGCACAGGTAACGGTTTGCAAAATGAGCGAAGCGGCCAACGAATCTGCCTTCATTCAATACTTCAATAAAAGCAAGAAACTGGAAGAACATCACTTTGCACAACTCAATACTGCATTGTTCAATGATGGTCTTTTTATTGAAGCAAAAGCCAAAGTGCTGGTAGAACAACCCATTCATGTTATTCACCTCTATCACAATACAGGCAACCTGTTCGTACAACCCCGCCATCTGTGGGTAGTGCAGCCGGGTGCTCATTTACAGGTCATAGAATCCGCCGCAGGTCTGAACCTCGCAGGCAGTGTATTTGTGAACAGTGTGATAGAAGCCGTAACATCTGAACGTGCACAGCTGGATCACTACCAGTTACAAACAGGCTGCCAGCAAACCCGCGCCATTAATCAAACACTGGTGCAGCAACATGGCAAAAGCCTTTACAACAATTATACTTTCACTTTGTGTGAAGCAGACCTTGTTCGTAATAACCTGAACATCTCCCTGGACGCGGAACGTACAGAAACACATCTCTACGGGTTCTACATCGCCACCGGTAATCAGCTGGTAGATAACCATACCTCTGTTGATCACCGCATGCCGCATTGCGAAAGCAATGAACTGTACCGTGGTGTGATGATGGACAAAGCAACCGGCGTGTTCAATGGCAAGATCTATGTACACGAAGACGCACAGAAAACCAACGCTTTTCAGCAGAACAATAACCTGGTGATCAGTCCTACTGCCAACATTTACACCAAACCGCAACTGGAAATATTTGCGGATGATGTGAAATGCAGCCACGGTACTACCATCGGCCAGGTGAGCGATGAAGCGCTTTTCTACCTGAAGGCACGCGGTATTGGTGATGAAACTGCCCGCATTATGCTGGTGAAAGCCTTCGCCTTTGATATCACGGCCCAGGTTAAAATACCTGCCGTACGCAAACAGGTGGAGCTTTTAGCTTCAAAATACCTCGCTGCTGCGGTGAACAACTAA
- the sufC gene encoding Fe-S cluster assembly ATPase SufC, with protein MLNINNLHAAVEGNAILKGINLNVKAGEVHAIMGPNGSGKSSLASVLAGREAYEVTEGSVDFDGKDLLDMSPEVRAREGLFLAFQYPVEIPGVSNINFLKTAVNEIRAYHGQPPMQAKAFLDMLKSKQKLMEFDANLMNRSLNEGFSGGEKKRNDIFQMAMLEPKLAIMDETDSGLDIDALRIVSAGVNKLRNKDTAFIIITHYQRLLEYIVPDFVHVLYNGRIVKSGTKELALELEEKGYDWLKEDIRLEEPVQ; from the coding sequence ATGCTTAATATTAACAATCTGCATGCGGCAGTAGAAGGAAATGCTATACTGAAAGGCATTAATCTGAATGTGAAAGCGGGCGAAGTACACGCTATCATGGGGCCTAACGGTTCCGGTAAAAGCTCTCTCGCATCTGTACTCGCTGGCCGCGAAGCTTATGAAGTAACAGAAGGTTCTGTGGATTTCGATGGTAAAGACCTGCTGGACATGAGTCCTGAGGTACGCGCACGTGAAGGTCTCTTCCTTGCCTTCCAGTACCCGGTAGAAATACCCGGTGTTTCAAACATCAACTTCCTGAAAACAGCGGTGAACGAGATCCGCGCTTACCATGGCCAACCGCCCATGCAAGCCAAAGCGTTCCTGGACATGCTGAAGTCCAAACAAAAGCTGATGGAATTTGACGCCAACCTGATGAACCGCTCCCTCAACGAAGGTTTCTCCGGTGGTGAAAAGAAACGTAACGACATCTTTCAAATGGCTATGCTGGAACCTAAGCTGGCTATCATGGATGAAACGGATTCAGGTCTTGATATCGATGCCCTCCGCATCGTATCTGCAGGGGTGAACAAACTCCGCAATAAAGACACTGCTTTCATCATCATCACCCACTACCAGCGTTTACTGGAGTACATTGTTCCGGATTTTGTACACGTACTGTACAACGGTCGTATCGTGAAATCAGGCACCAAAGAACTGGCCCTGGAACTCGAAGAAAAAGGCTACGACTGGCTGAAAGAAGACATCCGTTTAGAAGAACCGGTACAATAG